A portion of the Carya illinoinensis cultivar Pawnee chromosome 11, C.illinoinensisPawnee_v1, whole genome shotgun sequence genome contains these proteins:
- the LOC122282330 gene encoding uncharacterized protein LOC122282330 gives MHPTRVFQRAIEEFTAHKESLTSSRGDHEKAPVVIQRWKKPEKNWFKLNWDATAKEKEGRIGIGVIVRDFQGQIIGTLRAQRPLKGCSSDAEAYGLLVATIFCKELGLEHVCLEGDSKHVVDLLLSEGLDWSLGGCLVEDA, from the coding sequence ATGCACCCTACAAGAGTGTTCCAGAGGGCAATAGAGGAGTTCACTGCTCACAAAGAGTCTCTCACATCATCAAGAGGAGACCATGAGAAGGCACCAGTAGTCATCCAAAGGTGGAAGAAGCCTGAGAAGAACTGGTTCAAACTTAATTGGGATGCAACAGCCAAAGAAAAGGAGGGGCGCATTGGCATAGGTGTAATTGTCAGAGATTTTCAAGGACAAATTATAGGTACCCTCCGTGCCCAAAGGCCTCTCAAAGGTTGTTCCTCGGATGCTGAAGCTTATGGACTACTTGTGGCTACAATTTTTTGCAAAGAACTTGGTCTGGAACATGTCTGTCTAGAGGGTGATTCAAAGCATGTAGTGGACTTGTTGTTAAGCGAAGGTCTGGACTGGAGCTTGGGAGGCTGCCTGGTTGAAGATGCATGA